In Pseudomonas alcaliphila JAB1, a single window of DNA contains:
- a CDS encoding metal-dependent hydrolase gives MDSITQAVLGASIQGALLGRWQGRKALLYGAMLATAPDLDVVMEYGDAVANMTYHRGFSHSLFVLSGFALLLTWLARRFRPHPGYSANRLLLTLWLVLITHPLLDAFTSYGTQLFWPLMPTPTAWSSLFIIDPLYTLPLIAAVLISLFTGLREQSWRVPAVALAVSTLYIGFSLAGKFMAEQRVERELARQGIQAEQLFTTPTPFNTLLWRVIVLDGEDYHEALVGWFDDKPPQLQRLPRGTHLREQLTDSPMHQRLEWFTGGVLRYDQVGERLIVTDLRLGMTGFHPFRFDFAHLQDGQWQVHERIDRLPFERGEAEHLALLFKRIWQPQLEVPLLAWASELQKPLLTETRSH, from the coding sequence ATGGACTCCATAACCCAGGCGGTACTCGGCGCCAGCATCCAGGGCGCGCTGCTCGGTCGCTGGCAGGGGCGCAAGGCGCTGCTCTACGGCGCGATGCTCGCCACCGCTCCCGATCTGGACGTGGTCATGGAATACGGCGATGCCGTGGCCAACATGACCTACCATCGCGGTTTCAGCCACTCGCTGTTCGTTCTCAGCGGCTTTGCCCTGCTGCTGACCTGGCTGGCCAGGCGCTTTCGCCCTCACCCCGGTTACTCGGCCAATCGCCTGCTGCTAACGCTGTGGCTGGTGCTGATCACCCATCCCTTGCTGGATGCCTTCACCAGCTACGGTACCCAGCTGTTCTGGCCGCTGATGCCGACACCCACGGCCTGGTCAAGCCTGTTCATCATCGATCCGCTGTACACCCTGCCGCTGATTGCAGCGGTGCTGATCAGCCTGTTCACCGGCCTGCGCGAGCAGAGTTGGCGCGTACCGGCCGTGGCGCTGGCCGTATCGACGCTGTACATCGGCTTCAGCCTCGCCGGCAAATTCATGGCCGAGCAGCGCGTGGAGCGCGAGCTGGCGCGCCAGGGCATCCAGGCCGAACAGCTGTTCACTACGCCGACGCCATTCAACACCCTGCTGTGGCGCGTCATCGTGCTCGATGGCGAGGACTACCACGAAGCCCTGGTCGGCTGGTTCGATGATAAGCCGCCGCAACTGCAACGCCTGCCGCGCGGCACTCACCTGCGCGAGCAACTGACGGACTCGCCCATGCATCAGCGGCTGGAGTGGTTCACCGGCGGCGTGCTGCGCTACGACCAGGTGGGTGAGCGTTTGATCGTCACCGATCTGCGTCTGGGCATGACCGGTTTTCACCCCTTCCGCTTCGACTTCGCCCACCTGCAGGACGGCCAATGGCAGGTGCACGAGCGCATCGACCGCCTGCCCTTCGAACGCGGCGAAGCCGAACATCTGGCCCTGCTGTTCAAGCGCATCTGGCAACCGCAGCTGGAGGTTCCACTGCTGGCCTGGGCCAGCGAGTTGCAGAAACCGCTTTTAACTGAGACTCGCTCGCACTGA
- the arfB gene encoding alternative ribosome rescue aminoacyl-tRNA hydrolase ArfB → MLIVSNSVHLPDDEIELTAIRAQGAGGQNVNKVSSAVHLRFDSQASSLPPFYKERLLTLADSRITADGVVIIKAQQYRTQEQNRADALERLAELIRSAGKVEKKRRPTKPTLGSKKRRLDGKSKRGTIKAGRGKVDF, encoded by the coding sequence ATGCTGATCGTCTCCAACAGTGTTCACCTTCCCGATGATGAAATCGAACTGACCGCCATCCGCGCCCAGGGCGCCGGTGGGCAGAACGTCAACAAGGTGTCCAGCGCCGTGCACCTGCGTTTCGACAGCCAGGCCTCATCGTTGCCGCCCTTTTACAAGGAGCGCCTGCTGACGCTTGCCGACAGTCGTATCACCGCCGACGGGGTGGTGATCATCAAGGCGCAGCAGTACCGCACTCAGGAGCAGAATCGCGCCGATGCCCTGGAGCGCCTTGCCGAGTTGATCCGCAGCGCCGGCAAGGTGGAAAAGAAACGCCGCCCGACCAAACCGACCCTGGGCTCGAAGAAGCGCCGCCTGGACGGCAAGAGCAAACGCGGGACGATCAAGGCGGGGCGGGGCAAGGTGGATTTTTAG
- a CDS encoding methylglyoxal synthase produces MSRISFTHAQLPARKRIALVAHDHCKGFLLDWCERQRDKLARHELVATGTTGLLLSKRLDLPVESMISGPLGGDQQIGARIAEQRVDMLVFFWDPFEPQPHDPDIKALLRVAAVWNIPVACNESSADYMLSSPLLEQQHEYRIPDYQAYLAARG; encoded by the coding sequence ATGAGCCGTATCAGCTTCACCCACGCCCAATTGCCGGCGCGCAAGCGCATCGCCCTGGTGGCGCACGACCACTGCAAAGGCTTCCTGCTGGACTGGTGCGAGCGTCAGCGCGACAAGCTGGCTCGCCATGAACTGGTGGCCACTGGCACCACCGGCCTGCTTTTGAGCAAGCGTCTGGATTTGCCGGTGGAAAGCATGATCAGCGGCCCGCTGGGCGGCGACCAGCAGATCGGCGCGCGCATCGCCGAACAGCGCGTGGACATGCTGGTGTTCTTCTGGGACCCCTTCGAGCCACAGCCACACGACCCGGATATCAAGGCACTGCTGCGTGTGGCGGCGGTGTGGAACATCCCGGTGGCCTGCAACGAAAGCAGCGCCGACTACATGCTCAGCAGCCCCCTGCTGGAACAGCAGCACGAATACCGTATTCCCGACTACCAGGCTTATCTGGCAGCGCGCGGCTAA
- the gap gene encoding type I glyceraldehyde-3-phosphate dehydrogenase: MTLRIAINGFGRIGRNVLRALYTQNYRQHLQVVAINDLGDSAINAHLLQYDSVHGHFPEEVKVDGESLWIKGDRIAVSAIRNPAELPWKTHQVDVVLECTGLFTERDKAAAHLAAGARKVLISAPAKGADATVVYGVNEQVLTPDMQIISNASCTTNCLAPVAQVLQRELGIEQGLMTTIHAYTNDQNLSDVYHSDLYRARSATQSMIPTKTGAAEAVGLVLPELAGKLTGMAVRVPVINVSLVDLTLQVKRETTAEEVNALLKAASEKSPVLGYNALPLVSCDFNHNPLSSIFDANHTKVSGRLLKVMAWYDNEWGFSNRMLDNCLVLARLH; this comes from the coding sequence ATGACACTACGCATCGCCATCAATGGCTTCGGCCGTATCGGTCGCAACGTGCTACGCGCACTCTATACCCAGAATTATCGCCAGCACCTGCAAGTCGTGGCGATCAACGATCTGGGCGACAGCGCGATCAATGCCCACCTGTTGCAATATGACAGCGTCCACGGCCATTTCCCTGAAGAAGTTAAAGTGGACGGCGAAAGCCTGTGGATCAAGGGTGACCGCATCGCCGTCAGCGCCATTCGCAATCCGGCCGAGCTGCCCTGGAAAACTCATCAGGTCGATGTGGTGCTCGAATGCACCGGGCTGTTCACCGAACGTGACAAGGCCGCCGCGCACCTCGCGGCCGGCGCACGCAAGGTGCTGATCTCCGCACCTGCCAAGGGTGCCGACGCCACCGTGGTGTATGGCGTCAACGAGCAGGTGCTGACACCTGACATGCAGATCATCTCCAACGCCTCCTGCACCACCAACTGCCTGGCGCCGGTGGCGCAGGTGCTGCAGCGCGAACTGGGCATCGAACAGGGCCTGATGACCACCATTCACGCCTACACCAACGACCAGAACCTGTCCGACGTTTACCACAGCGATTTGTACCGTGCGCGTTCGGCGACCCAGTCGATGATCCCGACCAAGACCGGTGCCGCCGAAGCGGTCGGCCTGGTACTGCCGGAGCTGGCCGGCAAGCTCACCGGCATGGCCGTGCGGGTGCCGGTGATCAATGTGTCGCTGGTCGACCTGACGCTGCAGGTCAAGCGCGAGACCACTGCCGAGGAAGTCAACGCCCTGCTCAAGGCCGCCAGCGAGAAGTCCCCGGTGCTGGGCTACAACGCACTGCCGCTGGTGTCCTGCGATTTCAACCACAACCCGCTGTCATCGATCTTCGATGCCAACCACACCAAGGTCAGCGGCAGGCTGCTCAAGGTCATGGCCTGGTATGACAACGAATGGGGCTTCTCCAACCGCATGCTGGACAACTGCCTGGTCCTGGCCCGCCTGCACTGA